A genomic segment from Glycine soja cultivar W05 chromosome 18, ASM419377v2, whole genome shotgun sequence encodes:
- the LOC114397497 gene encoding cytochrome P450 71D9-like, producing the protein MDLGHQNIPSLAILPFFLFMFTVFSLFWRTKTKPSNSKLPPGPPKLPLIGNLHQLGAMPHHGLTKLSHQYGPLMHIKLGALSTIVVSSPEMAKEVLKTHDIIFANRPYLLAADVISYGSKGMSFSPYGSYWRQMRKICTFELLTPKRVESFQAIREEEASNLVREIGLGEGSSINLTRMINSFSYGLTSRVAFGGKSKDQEAFIDVMKDVLKVIAGFSLADLYPIKGLQVLTGLRSKVEKLHQEVDRILEKIVRDHRDTSSETKETLEKTGEDLVDVLLKLQRQNNLEHPLSDNVIKATILDIFSAGSGTSAKTSEWAMSELVKNPRVMEKAQAEVRRVFGEKGHVDEANLHELSYLKSVIKETLRLHIPVPFLLPRECSERCEINGYEIPAKSKVIINGWAIGRDPNHWTDAKKFCPERFLDSSVDYKGADFQFIPFGAGRRMCPGSAFGIANVELLLANLLFHFDWNMPNGKKPEELDMSESFGLSVRRKHDLYLIPSICLSFGN; encoded by the exons ATGGATTTAGGTCACCAAAATATTCCCTCACTTGCAATCCTACCCTTCTTCCTCTTCATGTTCACAGTGTTTAGCTTATTTTGGAGAACAAAAACCAAGCCTTCAAACTCCAAGTTACCACCAGGACCACCAAAACTACCCCTTATAGGAAACTTGCATCAGCTTGGTGCAATGCCTCATCATGGCCTAACAAAACTTTCACACCAATATGGACCTCTCATGCACATAAAACTTGGTGCACTTTCCACCATAGTGGTGTCTTCCCCTGAAATGGCCAAGGAAGTACTGAAGACACATGACATCATTTTTGCAAATAGGCCTTATCTTCTTGCAGCAGATGTCATATCTTATGGCTCCAAGGGCATGAGTTTTTCTCCTTATGGAAGTTATTGGAGGCAGATGAGAAAGATTTGCACCTTTGAGCTGCTAACTCCGAAGCGTGTCGAATCATTTCAAGCGATTAGGGAAGAGGAGGCATCAAATCTTGTTAGAGAGATAGGTTTGGGTGAAGGGTCATCCATCAATCTCACTAGGATGATCAATTCTTTCTCCTACGGCTTAACATCACGCGTGGCCTTCGGGGGAAAGTCCAAAGATCAAGAAGCTTTCATTGATGTTATGAAAGATGTCTTGAAGGTTATTGCTGGTTTCTCCCTAGCTGACTTGTATCCTATTAAAGGGCTTCAAGTTTTGACAGGGTTGAGATCCAAAGTTGAGAAGTTACATCAAGAAGTTGATAggatccttgagaaaattgtGAGAGACCACAGGGACACAAGTTCAGAAACAAAGGAAACCCTTGAAAAAACTGGAGAGGATCTAGTTGATGTGCTACTAAAGCTTCAGAGGCAGAACAACCTTGAGCATCCTCTATCTGACAACGTTATCAAAGCAACCATTTTG GATATCTTCAGTGCTGGAAGTGGTACTTCAGCTAAAACCTCAGAGTGGGCAATGtcagaacttgtaaaaaatCCAAGGGTGATGGAGAAAGCACAAGCTGAGGTAAGAAGAGTCTTTGGTGAAAAGGGGCATGTAGATGAAGCTAACCTCCATGAACTCAGCTACTTAAAGTCAGTAATCAAAGAAACGCTGCGTCTACACATTCCTGTTCCATTTTTACTACCAAGGGAATGCAGTGAAAGATGTGAAATTAACGGGTATGAAATACCAGCCAAGAGCAAGGTTATTATCAATGGTTGGGCTATTGGAAGGGATCCAAACCATTGGACTGATGCTAAGAAGTTTTGTCCAGAAAGGTTCCTTGATAGCTCAGTTGATTACAAAGGTGCAGATTTTCAGTTTATTCCATTTGGTGCTGGAAGGAGGATGTGTCCAGGAAGTGCATTTGGCATTGCTAATGTTGAACTCTTGCTAGCGAATTTGCTCTTCCATTTTGATTGGAACATGCCTAATGGGAAAAAGCCTGAAGAACTTGACATGAGTGAATCATTTGGCTTGTCAGTTAGAAGAAAACATGATTTGTATTTGATTCCTAGCATCTGTCTCTCATTTGGTAATTAA